Proteins co-encoded in one Mycobacterium mantenii genomic window:
- a CDS encoding alpha/beta hydrolase family protein, whose amino-acid sequence MSSSAADGLGAAIRPFTHTGRYLAQSWRDYLHQAPNQLPIARPTLALAAQAFRDEIVLTGLKARRPVSRPEVFEHITREVIAALDFYGGKGWLDNPTEFFGEPPVLSELTIRHVRGYRRSFYRLAYDSGYLPHPGEPGAQRWQTYTGNNREYALLLRHPQPRPWLVCVHGTEMGRAALDLAIFRAWKLHDELKLNVVMPVLPMHGPRARGLPQGRVFPGENVLDDVHATAQAVWDIRRLLSWIRLQEPDSLIGLNSLSLGGYIAALVASLESGLTCAILGIPVADLVTVLGRHSGLSHDDPRRLTMKLAEPIGRMISPLSLTPLVPMQGRFIYAGIADQVVHPREQVIRLWEHWGKPKIVWYPGGHTGFFRSQPVQRFVLAALRQSGLLDAPAMRRDKSA is encoded by the coding sequence CTGAGTTCCTCTGCCGCCGACGGGTTAGGCGCAGCGATCAGGCCGTTCACGCACACCGGTCGATACCTCGCTCAGTCGTGGCGCGATTATCTCCATCAAGCGCCGAATCAACTCCCGATCGCACGGCCCACCCTCGCGCTGGCCGCACAGGCTTTTCGCGACGAAATCGTCCTGACCGGACTCAAGGCGCGCCGTCCGGTCAGTCGACCCGAGGTGTTCGAGCACATCACCCGCGAGGTCATCGCCGCGCTGGACTTCTACGGGGGTAAGGGATGGCTGGACAATCCCACAGAATTCTTTGGCGAACCTCCGGTCCTTTCGGAACTGACTATTCGGCACGTCAGGGGATACCGACGTTCGTTTTATCGCCTCGCCTATGACAGTGGGTACCTGCCGCATCCCGGCGAACCGGGTGCGCAACGCTGGCAGACGTACACCGGGAACAACCGTGAGTACGCCCTGCTGCTGCGCCATCCGCAGCCGCGTCCCTGGCTCGTGTGTGTGCACGGTACCGAGATGGGCCGGGCCGCACTCGATCTCGCCATATTTCGCGCGTGGAAACTGCACGATGAGCTCAAGCTGAACGTCGTCATGCCAGTGCTTCCGATGCACGGCCCCAGGGCGCGCGGCCTTCCCCAGGGCCGGGTCTTCCCGGGAGAAAATGTTCTCGACGACGTGCATGCGACGGCCCAGGCGGTGTGGGATATCCGGCGCCTGCTGTCCTGGATCCGGTTGCAGGAGCCGGATTCGCTGATCGGATTGAACAGCCTGTCGCTCGGCGGCTATATCGCCGCGCTAGTTGCCAGCCTCGAGAGCGGCCTCACCTGCGCGATCCTGGGCATCCCGGTGGCGGACCTGGTGACGGTGCTGGGCCGCCACTCCGGTCTGAGCCACGACGACCCACGTCGTCTCACGATGAAGTTGGCTGAACCCATCGGGCGGATGATCTCGCCGCTTTCGCTCACTCCACTGGTGCCCATGCAGGGGCGTTTCATCTATGCGGGCATCGCTGACCAAGTGGTGCACCCACGCGAGCAGGTGATCCGCCTCTGGGAGCACTGGGGTAAACCGAAGATAGTCTGGTACCCCGGTGGACATACCGGATTCTTCCGATCGCAGCCGGTGCAGCGGTTCGTGCTGGCGGCGCTAAGGCAATCGGGTCTTCTGGACGCACCAGCGATGCGGCGCGACAAGTCCGCGTAG
- a CDS encoding flavodoxin family protein — translation MKSLIICSSKSHGNTRLVADRMAGALGAEVIAPEAVDPATLRQYDLIGFGSGIYYMNVDTRLQKLIRHLPTVDHIRAFTFYTSGAREVPLFGYHRPLRKRLAAKGFDVIGSYSCRGFDTIGPFGLIGGINRGRPDGRDLERAEGFAARLRRRVESSTAAS, via the coding sequence ATGAAGTCGCTCATCATCTGCTCCTCGAAGTCGCACGGCAATACCCGCTTGGTCGCCGACCGGATGGCCGGGGCGCTGGGTGCCGAGGTCATCGCACCCGAGGCCGTCGACCCCGCCACGCTGCGCCAGTACGACCTCATCGGCTTCGGGTCGGGCATCTATTACATGAATGTGGATACGAGGCTGCAGAAGTTGATCCGCCACTTGCCGACCGTCGACCATATCCGCGCGTTCACGTTCTACACCAGCGGCGCCCGTGAAGTTCCACTGTTCGGCTACCATCGGCCGCTGCGGAAACGGCTCGCAGCCAAGGGGTTTGACGTAATCGGCTCGTACTCGTGCCGGGGGTTCGACACGATTGGGCCATTCGGGTTGATCGGGGGCATCAACAGGGGACGGCCGGACGGCCGCGATCTTGAACGAGCCGAGGGATTCGCGGCGCGTCTGCGCCGGCGGGTCGAGTCCTCCACGGCCGCTTCCTGA
- a CDS encoding AMP-dependent synthetase/ligase has translation MKALHLPAERPDFAKIETRAPSVAHMFLNRVAATPHAEAFRYPQDHSWESVNWQQVGERVCNIAGGLISLGIAPEDRVALVSATRYEWVLIDFAVMCAGAATTTVYPTTNDRDTAYILANSGSRVVIVENQTQLNKLLAHRAELPDVHKVVMIDGNGDGDWVITLGELEQLGKQLLADSPDAVTKRVAAVGPEQLASLIYTSGTTGRPKGVRLTHGAWTYTAAAIDALNILGPDDLNFLWLPLAHAFGKVMLALPLQIGFPTAIDGRVERIVDNLAALQPTIMGAAPRIFEKAHARVQEMVAEQGRFRKKMFDWSIGVGLKVSAARQAGKKPSLSSSLAYKVADRMVFSTIRQRFGGRLRFFVSAAAALDRDVAQWFDAVGIVVLEGYGLTETAAASFINRPGAYRFGTVGWPFPATEVKIADDGEILLRGPGLMTAYHDLPDATAEALDPDGWFRTGDVGEIDADGFLRITDRKKDMFKTSQGKYVAPSAIDARFKGLCPYVSEFLVYGEGKPYCVALIGLDAEAITEWAAKNGLADKSFAEIAHDEKTRAMIAGYLDVLNSELNRWEQIKKFTIADRELSIEDGDLTPSMKLRRKVVIEKFADRLSALYDSGSEKSLAAS, from the coding sequence ATGAAAGCATTACACCTTCCGGCGGAGCGGCCCGACTTCGCCAAGATCGAGACTCGCGCACCGTCGGTGGCTCACATGTTCCTCAACCGGGTCGCCGCCACTCCGCATGCCGAGGCCTTTCGATACCCACAGGACCACAGCTGGGAAAGCGTGAATTGGCAGCAGGTCGGCGAACGTGTCTGCAACATCGCCGGCGGTCTGATCTCGTTGGGAATCGCACCAGAGGATCGGGTCGCCCTCGTATCGGCGACGCGCTACGAGTGGGTGCTCATCGATTTCGCCGTGATGTGCGCCGGCGCCGCGACCACTACGGTGTATCCCACGACCAACGACCGCGACACCGCCTACATTCTGGCCAATTCCGGAAGCAGAGTGGTGATCGTCGAGAACCAGACTCAGCTCAACAAACTGCTCGCCCACCGGGCCGAACTGCCCGATGTGCACAAAGTGGTGATGATCGACGGCAATGGTGACGGCGACTGGGTGATCACCCTCGGCGAACTCGAACAGCTCGGAAAGCAATTGCTCGCCGATTCGCCCGATGCCGTCACGAAGCGTGTCGCGGCGGTCGGTCCGGAACAGCTCGCCAGCCTGATCTACACCTCCGGCACCACCGGGCGCCCGAAAGGCGTGCGGCTGACCCACGGCGCGTGGACGTATACCGCGGCGGCTATCGACGCGCTCAACATCCTCGGCCCCGACGACCTCAACTTTCTGTGGCTGCCGTTGGCGCATGCATTCGGCAAGGTGATGTTGGCGCTGCCGCTTCAGATCGGGTTCCCCACCGCCATTGATGGCCGGGTGGAAAGGATCGTCGACAATCTCGCGGCGTTACAGCCCACCATCATGGGCGCTGCGCCACGCATCTTCGAGAAAGCCCACGCCCGCGTCCAGGAGATGGTCGCCGAGCAGGGCCGGTTCCGCAAGAAGATGTTCGACTGGTCGATCGGGGTGGGCTTGAAGGTCTCGGCTGCCCGGCAAGCGGGGAAGAAACCCTCGTTATCGTCATCGCTGGCCTACAAAGTCGCGGACCGGATGGTGTTCTCGACGATCCGGCAGCGGTTCGGCGGGCGGCTGCGATTCTTCGTGTCCGCTGCCGCCGCCCTCGACCGTGATGTCGCGCAGTGGTTCGACGCGGTCGGCATCGTCGTGCTCGAGGGCTACGGTCTGACCGAGACCGCCGCCGCGTCGTTCATCAACCGCCCCGGCGCCTACCGATTCGGAACGGTTGGCTGGCCGTTCCCGGCCACCGAAGTCAAGATCGCCGACGACGGTGAGATCTTGCTCAGAGGGCCAGGTTTGATGACCGCTTACCACGATCTGCCCGACGCTACCGCCGAGGCGCTCGACCCGGACGGTTGGTTCCGCACCGGCGACGTCGGAGAAATCGACGCCGATGGCTTCCTGCGAATCACCGACCGCAAAAAGGACATGTTCAAAACCTCACAGGGAAAGTACGTGGCGCCGTCGGCAATCGATGCGAGATTCAAGGGCCTCTGTCCGTACGTGAGCGAGTTCCTCGTCTACGGGGAGGGCAAGCCGTACTGCGTGGCCCTCATAGGCCTTGACGCCGAGGCGATTACCGAGTGGGCCGCCAAGAACGGGCTCGCGGACAAGTCATTTGCCGAGATCGCCCACGACGAGAAGACCCGCGCGATGATCGCCGGATACCTCGATGTGCTGAACTCCGAACTGAATCGTTGGGAACAGATCAAGAAATTCACGATCGCCGACCGCGAACTGTCGATCGAAGACGGCGATTTGACGCCGAGTATGAAGCTGCGCCGCAAAGTGGTCATCGAAAAATTCGCCGACCGGCTGTCCGCCCTTTACGACTCCGGCAGCGAAAAGTCGCTCGCTGCATCATGA
- a CDS encoding Rv2629 family ribosome hibernation factor — MRSERFRSLTTTPGPFASIYFDDSHDTADATEQLEARWRDLRKQLENQGAGAQLITTVEEAVRAHRPAVGRRGRAVIATKDQVLINEQLISPPPVAVVRVSDYPYVVPLIDLETQQPTYVVAAVDHTGADIALHRGGSSDCVSIEGGGYPVHKPVTAGWNGYGDFQRSTDEAIRMNSRAIAHQLTRLVDEADPDVVFLTGEVRSRTDVVAELPERVGQRLSQLHAGTRKTGVDSEEIRRLTTTEFERRRHSEATDSADRFKTEIGRESGLAAEGLAAVCEALRDGDVDTLIVGDLDDITVVSGKALSTIAPDADALSELGEPVERIARADEALPFAAIAGRAALVRAGDGITPVDGIAALLRYVSVDRLVGQ; from the coding sequence ATGCGATCAGAACGCTTCAGAAGCCTGACAACGACGCCAGGCCCGTTCGCCTCAATATATTTCGACGACTCGCACGACACCGCCGACGCAACCGAGCAGCTCGAGGCGCGATGGCGCGATCTGCGCAAGCAGCTCGAGAATCAGGGCGCCGGTGCACAACTCATCACGACGGTCGAAGAGGCCGTGCGCGCCCATCGCCCCGCCGTCGGCCGGCGCGGCCGCGCCGTGATCGCGACGAAGGATCAGGTACTGATCAACGAGCAGCTGATCAGCCCGCCTCCGGTTGCGGTGGTCCGCGTATCGGACTACCCCTACGTCGTGCCCCTGATCGACTTGGAGACGCAACAACCGACGTATGTCGTCGCCGCCGTCGACCATACGGGTGCCGATATCGCCCTGCATCGGGGCGGCAGCAGCGATTGCGTGAGCATCGAGGGCGGCGGCTACCCGGTACACAAACCGGTCACCGCCGGCTGGAACGGCTACGGCGACTTCCAGCGCTCGACCGACGAAGCGATCCGGATGAATTCGCGTGCGATCGCCCATCAACTGACGCGGCTGGTCGACGAGGCGGATCCCGACGTGGTCTTCCTGACCGGCGAAGTACGTTCGCGCACAGACGTGGTCGCCGAATTGCCGGAGCGCGTCGGCCAGCGGCTGTCACAGTTGCACGCCGGGACACGCAAGACCGGCGTGGATTCCGAAGAGATTCGCCGACTGACCACCACGGAGTTCGAACGACGGCGCCACAGCGAGGCGACCGACAGCGCAGACCGATTCAAAACAGAAATCGGACGGGAATCGGGGTTGGCGGCCGAGGGGCTCGCCGCCGTGTGCGAGGCACTGCGCGACGGCGACGTCGACACCCTGATCGTCGGAGATTTGGATGACATCACGGTGGTCAGCGGCAAAGCGCTCAGCACGATTGCCCCTGACGCCGACGCCCTGTCCGAACTCGGTGAGCCGGTCGAACGGATAGCGCGGGCCGACGAGGCTTTGCCGTTCGCCGCAATCGCGGGTCGCGCCGCATTGGTTCGGGCCGGCGACGGCATCACACCGGTGGATGGGATCGCAGCGCTGCTGCGCTATGTGTCGGTCGACAGGCTCGTAGGCCAATGA
- a CDS encoding HPF/RaiA family ribosome-associated protein has product MRQRPDLPAVLDVEVVTHGKLEDAATYARAKIGELGPYTHQPVLHAVVKLSEHTDPAVARRVIAQANLDVNGRLVRAQVEATTAREAIDLLQARLLHRLERSAEHWEAKRGGLPRGGGREWRHGSEPHDRPKYFPRPASERRIMRHKSYSLRTCTVEEAAFEMDQLDYDFHLFTEEGTHQDSVLYRGKPGEYRLAQVNPEHAAKLSPCELPVTISPQPAPALSVEQAIERIGLLGLPFLFFVDTARGRGSVLYHRYDGHFGLITPAC; this is encoded by the coding sequence ATGAGACAGCGACCCGATTTGCCGGCCGTTCTCGACGTCGAGGTGGTGACGCATGGCAAGCTGGAGGATGCGGCGACGTACGCGCGGGCAAAGATCGGCGAGCTTGGTCCATATACCCACCAGCCGGTACTGCATGCTGTCGTCAAATTGAGTGAGCACACCGATCCGGCTGTGGCCCGACGAGTGATCGCGCAGGCGAACCTCGACGTCAACGGACGACTGGTCCGCGCTCAGGTCGAAGCCACGACCGCGCGGGAAGCGATCGATCTACTGCAGGCACGTCTGCTCCACCGGCTGGAACGCAGCGCCGAACACTGGGAGGCCAAGCGGGGTGGCTTGCCGCGGGGTGGTGGACGCGAATGGCGGCACGGATCCGAGCCCCATGATCGGCCCAAATACTTTCCCCGGCCGGCGAGTGAACGCCGGATCATGCGGCACAAGTCATACAGCCTGCGAACCTGCACCGTCGAGGAAGCTGCGTTCGAGATGGACCAGCTCGATTACGACTTCCACCTCTTCACGGAGGAAGGAACACACCAGGACAGCGTGCTGTATCGCGGTAAGCCCGGGGAATACCGCCTCGCGCAGGTCAATCCGGAACACGCGGCCAAGCTATCGCCGTGCGAGCTGCCCGTGACCATCAGTCCGCAGCCGGCTCCGGCTCTCAGCGTTGAGCAGGCCATCGAGCGAATTGGATTGCTAGGCCTACCGTTCTTGTTTTTCGTCGATACCGCTCGAGGTCGTGGCAGCGTGCTGTATCACCGCTACGACGGGCACTTCGGTCTCATCACGCCGGCGTGCTGA
- a CDS encoding DUF1876 domain-containing protein, with the protein MTGNDERTKTCFIDVLIEEREEKTRAKARLSWEGQRYVGVGLSRLDPSDEPVAQIGDELAIARALTDLANQLFALTSADIQANTHQPITGLHH; encoded by the coding sequence ATGACCGGCAACGATGAGCGCACCAAGACCTGCTTCATCGACGTGCTGATTGAGGAGCGCGAAGAGAAGACCCGGGCAAAGGCGCGACTGTCCTGGGAAGGCCAGCGGTACGTCGGCGTAGGTTTGTCGCGGCTCGATCCGTCCGACGAACCGGTCGCGCAGATCGGCGACGAACTCGCCATTGCCCGGGCCCTGACCGATTTGGCGAATCAGCTGTTCGCCTTGACATCAGCCGACATTCAAGCCAACACTCACCAGCCGATCACAGGTCTGCACCACTGA
- a CDS encoding DUF1918 domain-containing protein: MKAKVGDWLVIKGTTIDQHDQRGLITEVHSADGSPPYVVRWLANDHEATVLPGPDAVIVTAAEQTRADKRAQARFGTIQSAISHKSK; this comes from the coding sequence GTGAAGGCAAAAGTCGGTGACTGGCTGGTGATCAAGGGCACCACCATCGATCAGCACGACCAGCGGGGTTTGATTACCGAAGTTCACTCAGCAGATGGGTCACCACCGTATGTGGTGCGGTGGCTGGCCAACGACCACGAGGCGACCGTTTTGCCGGGCCCGGACGCGGTCATAGTCACCGCCGCGGAGCAAACGCGCGCTGATAAACGTGCGCAGGCCCGCTTCGGGACCATACAGTCGGCCATCTCCCATAAGAGCAAGTAG
- a CDS encoding SpoIIAA family protein, with protein MIEELQDMPQGVIGLRVSGRLRGDELREIKPALEDLLKTGEIRIVEIIPDDYEGFGPGGFFEDLKLGLGTVLPHYSAFKRIAVVSDKEWVAHTLHALSWMVPGELAVFGLDELEHAKEWAAG; from the coding sequence ATGATTGAAGAACTACAGGATATGCCCCAGGGCGTGATCGGTCTGCGCGTGTCGGGCCGGTTGCGTGGTGACGAGCTGCGCGAGATCAAGCCCGCTCTCGAAGACCTGCTGAAGACCGGCGAGATCAGAATCGTGGAGATCATTCCTGACGATTACGAGGGCTTCGGGCCCGGCGGCTTCTTCGAGGATCTCAAGCTGGGGCTGGGCACCGTGTTGCCGCATTATTCGGCGTTCAAGCGAATCGCAGTCGTATCCGACAAGGAGTGGGTCGCGCACACGCTGCATGCCCTGTCGTGGATGGTTCCCGGCGAGCTCGCGGTCTTCGGGCTCGACGAGCTCGAGCATGCCAAGGAATGGGCCGCGGGCTGA
- a CDS encoding DUF302 domain-containing protein, whose product MTIALSTRLASRFEDAVACTREALAQNGFGVLTEIRIAETLKATLSVPLEDYLILGACNLELAYQAISVDREIGLLLPCNVVVRADPGDPDTVIVEGMDPTILVEVTGEPALVAIAREITEKLSAAIASLTAVHG is encoded by the coding sequence ATGACCATTGCTTTGTCGACCCGCTTAGCAAGCCGATTCGAAGATGCGGTGGCTTGCACTCGAGAGGCACTCGCACAAAACGGGTTTGGTGTGCTCACGGAGATCAGAATCGCGGAGACGCTGAAGGCAACGCTCAGCGTACCCCTCGAGGACTACCTGATCCTGGGTGCATGCAATCTGGAGTTGGCGTACCAGGCCATCAGCGTGGATCGAGAGATCGGGCTGCTACTGCCCTGCAACGTCGTGGTACGGGCAGACCCCGGCGATCCCGACACGGTGATCGTCGAGGGGATGGACCCTACCATCCTGGTGGAGGTCACCGGTGAACCTGCGCTGGTGGCGATCGCCCGCGAGATCACGGAAAAGCTCAGTGCCGCTATCGCTTCGTTAACAGCCGTGCACGGTTGA
- a CDS encoding hydrogenase maturation protease, whose product MHLVLGALLDPEGAAPVSGNVVVIGLGNSYRGDDGVGIAAAEALDDMALPGVRVVTGIAEPMGLIEAWSGAGLAVVIDAAANPAVPGRVRRCTACDVVDERSKLSSHGMNIGRTHSLGQALGRLPDALVVFTVEAADTGHGVGLSRPVAAAVPEVVDLVAAEINRARLLTKR is encoded by the coding sequence GTGCATCTCGTGCTCGGCGCACTTCTTGACCCTGAAGGTGCGGCGCCGGTGAGCGGAAACGTCGTCGTTATCGGCCTGGGCAACAGCTACCGGGGCGACGACGGTGTGGGCATTGCCGCCGCCGAGGCGCTAGACGACATGGCATTGCCGGGGGTTCGCGTGGTCACCGGCATTGCGGAACCAATGGGCCTGATTGAGGCGTGGTCTGGCGCCGGTCTGGCCGTGGTGATCGATGCCGCCGCCAATCCCGCGGTGCCGGGCCGTGTTCGGCGCTGCACCGCGTGCGATGTGGTCGATGAACGCTCGAAGTTGAGCTCGCACGGCATGAACATCGGCCGTACTCATTCGTTAGGGCAAGCCCTCGGCCGACTCCCCGACGCGCTGGTGGTCTTCACCGTCGAGGCGGCCGATACCGGCCACGGCGTGGGCTTGTCCCGACCCGTGGCAGCCGCGGTACCCGAAGTGGTCGACTTGGTGGCGGCCGAGATCAACCGTGCACGGCTGTTAACGAAGCGATAG
- a CDS encoding Ni/Fe hydrogenase subunit alpha, producing the protein MTGETRTLSVGALTRVEGEGALHITFKGAELESVQLNIYEPPRFFEAFLRGRAHTEPPDLTARICGICPVAYQVSACNAIEQACDVHIDEELIALRRLLYCGEWINSHALHIYLLHAPDFLGYADIVGMARDHAAAVERGLALKKAGNRLMEFVGGRAIHPVNVRLGGFYSVPTRGDFRPVTEQLLVALDDALATVEWASRFDFPDLELDHEFLALSASGRYPIENGVIARSAGPAFPVADFTNHVAESQVPYSTALHATLDGGRHLTGPLARYSLNSSTLSPVAAQAATSAGLTGECRNPFQSIVVRAVEVVYAIEEALRIIEEYERPSRPHVDVPARAGVGHGVSEAPRGLLYHRYQIDAGGLISAATIVPPTSQNQAAIEADLARLITDNLFLDDAALTALCEKMIRSYDPCISCSAHFLTLKVRRR; encoded by the coding sequence ATGACGGGGGAGACCCGCACGCTGAGCGTCGGCGCGCTCACCCGGGTGGAAGGTGAAGGCGCGCTGCACATCACCTTCAAGGGTGCGGAGCTGGAGAGCGTCCAGCTCAACATCTACGAGCCGCCGAGGTTTTTCGAAGCGTTCCTGCGCGGCCGTGCCCACACCGAGCCCCCGGACTTGACTGCGCGCATCTGCGGCATATGTCCCGTTGCCTATCAGGTCAGTGCCTGCAACGCGATCGAGCAAGCCTGTGACGTCCACATCGATGAGGAACTCATCGCGCTGCGGCGGTTGCTGTATTGCGGCGAGTGGATCAACAGTCACGCGCTGCACATCTATCTTTTGCACGCACCGGACTTCCTCGGCTACGCCGACATCGTGGGTATGGCGCGCGATCATGCCGCGGCTGTGGAGCGTGGGCTGGCGCTGAAGAAGGCCGGCAACCGCTTGATGGAGTTCGTCGGCGGGCGGGCGATACATCCCGTCAATGTGCGCCTGGGCGGCTTCTATTCCGTGCCGACCAGGGGGGACTTCAGACCGGTAACCGAGCAATTGCTTGTGGCGCTGGACGACGCGCTGGCGACGGTCGAGTGGGCGTCGAGGTTCGATTTCCCCGACCTCGAGCTTGACCACGAGTTTCTGGCCCTCAGTGCATCCGGCCGTTACCCCATCGAGAACGGTGTGATCGCGCGCAGTGCCGGCCCGGCGTTCCCCGTCGCCGATTTCACCAACCACGTCGCCGAGTCGCAGGTGCCGTACTCGACGGCGTTGCACGCCACGCTGGACGGCGGCCGCCACTTGACCGGACCGCTCGCGCGATACTCGTTGAACTCGTCGACGTTGTCACCCGTCGCCGCTCAGGCCGCGACGAGCGCCGGGTTGACGGGCGAATGCCGAAACCCGTTCCAGAGCATCGTTGTTCGCGCCGTAGAAGTCGTCTATGCGATCGAAGAGGCGTTGCGGATCATCGAGGAGTACGAGCGTCCATCGCGCCCACATGTCGATGTCCCTGCCCGGGCCGGGGTAGGCCACGGCGTCAGCGAGGCACCGCGTGGCCTGCTCTATCACCGCTATCAGATCGACGCCGGCGGACTGATATCGGCGGCGACCATCGTTCCTCCCACCTCTCAGAATCAAGCCGCGATCGAGGCGGACCTGGCCCGCCTCATAACGGACAACCTCTTTCTCGATGATGCCGCGCTGACCGCACTGTGCGAGAAAATGATTCGCAGTTACGATCCGTGCATCTCGTGCTCGGCGCACTTCTTGACCCTGAAGGTGCGGCGCCGGTGA
- a CDS encoding NADH-quinone oxidoreductase subunit B family protein, producing MSRPTLAVWKFASCDGCQLTLLDCEDELLVLADQVEIATFAEASSATVGGPYDVSLVEGSITTRRDAQRIREIRDQSKLLVTIGACATAGGVQALRNFADIAEFTSVVYAKPEYIDTLATSTPASEHVTVDYQLPGCPIDRGQLLDTLAALLIGRKPRLPAKTVCTECKLRGVTCVLVADGIPCLGPVTHAGCGALCPRHHRGCYGCFGPSAAPRTATLIPLLRRDGMSDGDVDRVFSTFNVAPFAAERGKE from the coding sequence GTGAGCCGACCCACGCTGGCCGTGTGGAAGTTTGCCTCCTGCGACGGTTGTCAGCTCACCCTGCTGGACTGCGAGGACGAGCTGCTCGTCCTGGCCGACCAAGTCGAGATCGCCACCTTCGCGGAAGCTTCGAGTGCAACCGTCGGCGGGCCTTACGACGTGTCACTGGTCGAAGGTTCGATCACCACCCGGCGTGATGCGCAGCGGATTCGTGAAATCCGGGACCAATCGAAACTTTTGGTCACTATCGGCGCGTGCGCGACCGCCGGGGGCGTGCAGGCGCTCCGCAACTTTGCCGACATCGCCGAGTTCACCTCCGTCGTGTACGCGAAACCCGAATACATCGATACGCTGGCCACCTCCACGCCGGCCTCTGAGCACGTCACCGTTGACTACCAGCTGCCCGGATGCCCCATCGACCGTGGACAGCTGCTCGATACCCTCGCCGCGCTGCTCATCGGGCGTAAACCACGGCTGCCAGCCAAGACGGTGTGCACGGAATGCAAACTTCGCGGCGTGACGTGCGTCCTGGTCGCCGACGGCATTCCATGTCTGGGACCGGTCACCCACGCCGGCTGCGGAGCCTTGTGTCCACGGCATCATCGTGGTTGCTACGGCTGCTTCGGCCCGTCGGCGGCACCGCGCACCGCGACATTGATCCCGCTGCTGCGCCGAGACGGCATGTCCGACGGCGATGTCGACCGGGTGTTCTCAACGTTCAACGTCGCCCCGTTCGCCGCCGAACGGGGCAAGGAATGA
- a CDS encoding FAD/NAD(P)-binding protein, whose amino-acid sequence MTDRVVGTTALASAMAPIPYRVCTRVVESPDSATLTLVPVDESLRSPQPGEFMMLYAFGVGEAAISISGDPTVTDGSITHTVRAVGAVSRALHDAGPGTVVGVRGPFGTTWGLDEAAGRDLVMVAGGVGLCPLRPAVLGALAQRARYGKVTLIVGARSRADFVFAAQLEKWAEEPQIDLHLIVDAPVSGWTGEVGLVTAPLSRLELDTDRTTAFLCGPEPMLRFAADVLLTKGMAAQNIRVSLERNMQCGIGWCGRCQLGPLLLCRDGPVVGYDIAGPLLRVKEL is encoded by the coding sequence ATGACTGACCGGGTGGTCGGCACTACCGCACTGGCGTCGGCCATGGCGCCCATCCCGTATCGGGTGTGCACGCGGGTGGTGGAGAGTCCGGACTCGGCGACGCTGACCCTGGTTCCGGTTGACGAGTCGTTACGGTCTCCGCAACCGGGGGAGTTCATGATGCTGTACGCGTTCGGTGTGGGCGAAGCCGCGATTTCGATCAGCGGTGATCCGACCGTCACCGACGGGTCGATCACCCACACGGTCCGCGCGGTCGGGGCGGTCAGCCGGGCACTGCACGACGCCGGCCCGGGAACCGTTGTCGGCGTGCGCGGTCCGTTCGGCACCACCTGGGGATTGGACGAGGCAGCCGGCAGGGACCTGGTTATGGTCGCCGGCGGCGTCGGGCTGTGTCCATTGCGCCCGGCGGTGCTCGGCGCGCTGGCGCAGCGCGCCCGCTACGGCAAGGTCACGCTCATCGTCGGCGCACGTTCGCGGGCCGACTTCGTATTCGCTGCCCAACTGGAAAAGTGGGCCGAAGAGCCGCAGATCGATCTGCATCTGATCGTCGACGCTCCGGTATCCGGGTGGACGGGCGAGGTCGGGTTGGTCACCGCGCCCCTGAGCCGGCTCGAGCTCGATACCGATCGCACCACGGCATTCCTGTGCGGGCCAGAGCCGATGCTGCGCTTCGCGGCCGACGTCCTGCTCACGAAAGGCATGGCAGCACAGAATATTCGAGTGTCACTTGAACGCAACATGCAGTGCGGAATCGGTTGGTGCGGGCGCTGTCAGCTGGGGCCGCTACTGCTGTGCCGGGACGGCCCGGTGGTCGGTTACGACATTGCCGGACCGCTGCTGCGGGTGAAGGAGCTTTGA